The Scyliorhinus torazame isolate Kashiwa2021f chromosome 17, sScyTor2.1, whole genome shotgun sequence genome includes a window with the following:
- the LOC140393967 gene encoding cyclin-dependent kinase inhibitor 1-like, producing MDEAKSLPIEVWQMMARKPGKVCRNLFGPVNREQVHTEFRTELRNGLVTARNRWAFDFEEDRPVQGAFQWEAVPSREIPHFYRSSVHGVPQRELLNPLGGEADERKVSPQQDPNPHHKPHNRKRKQAIITDFYVLKRRVRSLDSEPKP from the exons ATG GATGAAGCAAAGTCTCTTCCCATTGAAGTGTGGCAAATGATGGCCAGGAAGCCTGGGAAGGTTTGTCGGAATCTCTTTGGCCCTGTGAATCGGGAGCAGGTACATACTGAGTTTCGGACTGAGTTGAGGAACGGGCTGGTCACAGCCAGGAACCGCTGGGCCTTTGACTTTGAAGAGGACCGACCTGTGCAGGGGGCCTTCCAGTGGGAGGCAGTGCCAAGTCGGGAGATCCCGCATTTCTACAGATCCTCGGTGCATGGGGTTCCGCAAAGAGAGCTCCTGAATCCACTGGGAGGTGAGGCTGATGAGAGGAAAGTGTCTCCGCAGCAGGATCCAAACCCACACCACAAACCTCACAACCGCAAGAGGAAACAAGCCATTATCACAG ATTTCTACGTACTGAAGAGAAGGGTCAGGTCCCTGGATTCTGAGCCCAAACCATGA